A stretch of the Lolium perenne isolate Kyuss_39 chromosome 3, Kyuss_2.0, whole genome shotgun sequence genome encodes the following:
- the LOC139837815 gene encoding receptor-like protein 6, with amino-acid sequence MASIRWALLLFLAQLPLLATSSAHSDGNLTLWCHPDQVAALLQLKQSLYAHFTATILPSWQIGTDCCFWEGVSCDASSGLVTVLDLNGYGQHSYGFDPALFSLESLQRLDLSMNCLRGYSYNTTAGEFDRLALLTHLNLSNSCLSGQIPIGISRLINLVSLDLSSRSVSPGDDITTGIYSVNTLQEPNFHKISPT; translated from the coding sequence ATGGCTTCCATTCGTTGGGCGCTGTTACTCTTTCTTGCACAACTCCCCTTACTAGCCACCTCCAGCGCTCACAGTGATGGTAACCTCACACTGTGGTGCCATCCAGACCAGGTTGCCGCGCTCCTCCAACTGAAGCAGTCCTTGTATGCACATTTCACCGCTACTATCCTTCCTTCTTGGCAAATTGGCACTGATTGCTGTTTCTGGGAGGGTGTTAGCTGCGACGCTTCTTCTGGTCTTGTCACTGTACTTGACCTCAATGGTTATGGCCAACACAGTTATGGTTTCGATCCTGCGCTCTTCAGCCTCGAATCTCTTCAGCGACTTGATCTAAGCATGAACTGTTTACGGGGTTATAGCTACAACACTACTGCTGGAGAGTTTGACAGGCTCGCCTTGCTAACCCACCTCAACCTCTCCAATTCATGCTTGAGTGGCCAGATACCTATAGGCATCAGCAGACTCATAAATCTTGTCTCTTTGGATCTTTCAAGTCGTTCAGTTTCCCCTGGTGATGATATTACCACTGGAATATACAGTGTCAACACTCTGCAGGAACCCAATTTTCATAAAATTTCACCAACTTGA
- the LOC127339152 gene encoding tRNA nucleotidyltransferase cca2 has product MAVEAQQPGIVLTDLEQRIFDRLLGAVDRYCPGTQLRVAGGWVRDKLLGEASDDIDIALDNNMTGQDFCRQVNKYLEWIGEEQKTVCVSQRNPDKSKHLETAKMKICEVSIDFVNLQSETYAENSRIPMLENCEAKVDALRRDLTINSLFYNITTKSLEDLTERGHQDLKNGLIATPSPAKATFLDDPLRVLRAIRFAARFNFTLAEDLKKAASDEEVKSGLRSKISRERIGHEVDRMMLGKDPVNAMCYIRDLGLFYVVFEFPEKLDPPILDKHDWLCVSHIEAAWKLAQLIGCSVFRGGSDSTSQDEQRRLCLYSALFYPVRNTVYMVKKSKKVSIVSYIIGNSLKFEADAKTILNMHTASEKFAELILVLGSNGNVETFREKLSDEYLEIPTDMVNRVLAGLVLYEIKELWRVSLLISTLSYPQVGSFSQAELHKSKEKYVRVERLITDLGLEGVWNKLKKPLLDGDDIQRVLQIPEGRLVGNWIHRELKWQLAHPQGTKEECEQWMKQYLLPKRQKVKK; this is encoded by the exons ATGGCGGTGGAGGCGCAGCAGCCGGGCATCGTGCTCACAGACCTTGAGCAGCGGATCTTCGACCGCCTTCTCGGCGCCGTCGACCGCTACTGCCCCGGCACCCAGCTCCGCGTCGCAGGCGGATGGGTCAGAGACAAG CTATTGGGGGAAGCCTCTGACGACATCGACATCGCGCTTGATAACAACATGACGGGCCAAGATTTCTGCCGCCAAGTCAACAAGTACCTGGAGTGGATAGGCGAGGAGCAGAAAACAGTTTGTGTTAGCCAACG CAATCCTGACAAATCTAAGCACTTGGAGACCGCGAAGATGAAAATCTGTGAAGTCTCGATTGATTTTGTCAACTTGCAGTCTGAAACATATGCTGAAAACAGTCGTATTCCCATGCTG GAGAATTGTGAAGCCAAAGTAGATGCACTCCGCAGGGACCTGACAATCAATAG CTTATTCTATAATATCACAACTAAATCACTGGAAGATTTAACTGAAAGAG GTCATCAAGATCTGAAAAATGGCCTCATCGCTACCCCTTCACCTGCGAAAGCTACATTCCTGGATGATCCCCTCCGGGTTCTTCGAGCGATCCGATTTg CTGCTAGATTCAACTTTACATTAGCTGAAGATTTGAAAAAAGCCGCTTCTGATGAAGAGGTGAAATCGGGTCTTCGTAGCAAGATTAGCAGAGAACGTATTGGTCATGAG GTTGACCGTATGATGTTAGGCAAAGATCCGGTTAATGCAATGTGCTATATCCGTGATTTGGGATTATTTTATGTAGTTTTTGAATTTCCTGAGAAACTGGATCCTCCAATTCTTGACAAGCATGATTG GCTATGTGTTTCACATATTGAAGCGGCATGGAAGCTTGCACAGTTGATTGGCTGCTCTGTGTTCAGAGGTGGTTCTGATTCCACGTCGCAG GATGAACAGAGAAGGCTTTGCCTGTATAGTGCACTATTTTATCCAGTTCGAAATACGGTGTACatggtaaaaaaatcaaaaaag GTTTCTATTGTTAGCTATATTATTGGGAATTCTCTAAAGTTTGAAGCTGATGCCAAGACG ATTCTTAACATGCATACTGCAAGTGAAAAGTTTGCGGAGTTAATTCTTGTCCTCGGGTCAAACGGAAATGTGGAAACTTTCAGAGAGAAGCTGAGTGATGAATATCTTGAGATACCAACAGACATGGTAAATCGTGTTTTGGCAG GACTTGTATTATATGAAATAAAGGAGCTTTGGCGTGTGTCACTGTTGATATCCACTCTGTCGTATCCACAAGTTGGTTCCTTCAGCCAGGCTGAGctacataaaagtaaagagaaATATGTGAGAGTTGAGCGCTTGATAACTGACCTTG GTCTTGAAGGTGTATGGAACAAGTTGAAAAAACCGCTGCTAGATGGAGATGACATTCAGAGGGTTTTGCAGATTCCAGAAGGTCGCTTGGTTGGAAATTGG ATACACAGGGAACTGAAGTGGCAGCTCGCGCATCCCCAGGGCACCAAGGAGGAGTGTGAGCAGTGGATGAAGCAGTATCTGCTTCCCAAACGCCAGAAAGTAAAAAAGTAG